In one window of Macaca thibetana thibetana isolate TM-01 chromosome 5, ASM2454274v1, whole genome shotgun sequence DNA:
- the SYNPO2 gene encoding synaptopodin-2 isoform X2 has translation MGTGDFICISMTGGAPWGFRLQGGKEQKQPLQVAKIRNQSKASGSGLCEGDEVVSINGNPCADLTYPEVIKLMESITDSLQMLIKRPSSGISEALISENENKNLEHLTHGGHVESTTLQIRPATKTQCTQFFLTPVKTEVPLAEDQRSGPDCAGSLKEETGLSYQRAPQMPDSQRGRVTEELILREKIEAEQPGPVVELQLSLSQERHKGASGPVVALPGPEKSKSPDPDPNLSHDKIVHINSIPTNQKADPFLRSSKIIQISSGRELRVIQESEAGDARLPRVEVILDCSDRQKTEGCRLQAGKGCVDSPVEGGQSEAPPSLVSFAVSSEGTEQGEDPRSEKDHSRPHKHRARHARLRRSESLSEKQVKEAKSKCKSIALLLTDAPNPNSKGVLMFKKRRRRARKYTLVSYGTGELEREADEEEEGDKEDTCEVAFLGASESEVDEELLSDVDDNTQVVNFDWDSGLVNIEKKLNRGDKMEMLPDTTGKGALMFAKRRERMDQITAQKEEDKVGGTPSREQGAAQTDGLRTMTSYQRREEESVRTQSSVSKSYIEVSHGLGHVPQQNGFTGASETANIQRMAPMNRTAKPFPGSVNQPATPFSPTRNMTSPIADFPAPPPYSAVTPPPDAFSRGVSSPIAGPAQPPPWPQAAPWSQPAFYDSSERIASRDERISVPAKRTGILQEAKRRSTTKPMFTFKEPKVSPNPELLSLLQNSEGKRGTGAGGDSGPEEDYLSLGAEACNFMQSSSAKQKTPPPVAPKPAVKSSSSQPVTPVSPVWSPGVAPTQPPAFPTSNPSKGTVVSSIKIAQPSYPPARPASSLTVAGPFKGPQAAVASQNYTPKPTVSTAAVNAAQPGAVGPSNELPGMSGRGAQLFAKRQSRMEKYVVDSDTVQAHAARAQSPTPSLPASWKYSSNVRAPPPVAYNPIHSPSYPLAALKSQPSAAQASKPGKKKGKKPLNALDVMKHQPYQLNASLFTFQPPDAKDGLPQKSSVKVNSALAMKQALPPRPVNAASPTNVQASSVYSVPAYTSPPSFFAEASSPVSASPVPVGVPTSPKQESASSSYFVAPRPKFSAKKSGVTIQVKCKSGICSQDIIRIYFPAYLSSST, from the exons ATTCGAAATCAGAGCAAAGCCTCCGGGTCTGGGCTCTGTGAGGGAGATGAAGTGGTTTCCATCAATGGCAACCCTTGTGCAGATCTCACCTACCCTGAAGTCATCAAGCTCATGGAAAGCATAACAGACTCTCTCCAAATGCTCATCAAAAG ACCATCCAGTGGAATAAGTGAGGCTTTGatatctgaaaatgaaaacaaaaacctcGAGCATCTCACACATGGGGGTCATGTGGAAAGTACCACCCTGCAGATCCGACCAGCCACAAAGACCCAGTGCACACAGTTCTTCCTCACCCCTGTCAAGACTGAAGTTCCCCTAGCTGAGGATCAAAGAAGTGGTCCCGATTGTGCAGGGAGCTTGAAAGAAGaaacaggcctgagctaccagaGGGCTCCCCAAATGCCTGACTCCCAAAGAGGACGCGTGACAGAAGAGCTGATCTTAAGGGAGAAGATAGAAGCCGAACAGCCTGGCCCTGTGGTTGAGCTGCAACTGTCCCTTTCACAGGAGAGACATAAGGGCGCTAGTGGCCCTGTAGTGGCTCTCCCGGGACCCGAAAAATCTAAGTCTCCTGACCCAGACCCTAACCTGTCACATGACAAGATTGTCCACATAAATTCGATCCCCACTAATCAGAAAGCAGACCCTTTCCTGAGGTCCAGCAAGATAATCCAGATCTCCAGTGGCAGAGAGTTGAGAGTGATCCAGGAAAGTGAAGCAGGAGATGCGAGACTGCCCCGGGTGGAAGTGATCCTCGACTGCTCTGACAGGCAGAAGACAGAAGGGTGCAGGCTTCAGGCAGGAAAGGGGTGTGTGGATTCTCCAGTGGAAGGAGGGCAGTCAGAAGCACCTCCTTCTCTGGTATCCTTTGCCGTCTCATCAGAAGGCACAGAGCAGGGAGAAGATCCACGCTCGGAAAAGGATCACAGCAGACCTCACAAGCACCGAGCGCGGCATGCAC GGCTCAGGAGGAGTGAAAGCCTGTCAGAAAAACAAGTGAAGGAAGCAAAATCTAAATGCAAAAGCATTGCCCTTCTTCTAACAGATGCTCCCAACCCCAACTCCAAGGGGGTGTTGATGTTTAAGAAGCGACGTCGGAGGGCCAGGAAATACACCCTAGTTAGCTACGGTACTGGCGAGCTTGAACGAGAGGCGGACGAGGAGGAAGAAGGTGATAAGGAGGATACATGTGAAGTAGCATTTCTTGGTGCAAGCGAATCAGAGGTGGATGAAGAGTTATTGTCTGACGTTGACGACAACACACAAGTTGTGAACTTTGACTGGGATTCTGGACTGGTGAACATTGAAAAGAAACTGAACAGAGGGGACAAGATGGAGATGTTACCAGACACCACAGGCAAGGGAGCCCTCATGTTTgccaagaggagggagagaatggaTCAGATCACAGCCCAAAAAGAAGAGGACAAGGTAGGTGGAACGCCAAGCAGAGAACAAGGTGCTGCCCAGACGGATGGCCTGAGAACTATGACTTCTTAccaaagaagggaggaagagtcGGTGAGAACGCAGAGCTCTGTGAGCAAAAGCTACATCGAGGTGAGTCATGGTCTTGGCCATGTTCCTCAACAGAATGGCTTCACTGGGGCATCTGAGACAGCAAACATCCAGAGGATGGCCCCCATGAATAGAACGGCCAAACCCTTCCCAGGGTCTGTGAATCAGCCAGCCACCCCTTTCTCGCCAACCCGAAACATGACGAGTCCTATTGCTGACTTTCCTGCACCTCCACCTTACTCTGCAGTCACTCCACCCCCTGACGCCTTCTCCAGAGGGGTATCAAGTCCAATTGCTGGCCCAGCACAGCCCCCTCCATGGCCCCAGGCTGCCCCCTGGTCCCAGCCAGCCTTTTACGATTCATCTGAGCGAATAGCTTCCCGAGATGAGAGGATCTCAGTGCCAGCAAAAAGAACAGGAATATTGCAGGAGGCCAAAAGGAGAAGCACGACAAAACCCATGTTTACTTTTAAAGAGCCCAAAGTAAGCCCAAATCCTGAACTCTTGTCACTGCTTCAAAATTCAGAAGGCAAACGGGGCACTGGAGCTGGAGGTGATTCCGGACCGGAAGAAGACTACCTCAGCTTGGGGGCAGAGGCTTGTAATTTCATGCAGAGCTCCTCTGCCAAACAAAAGACCCCTCCTCCTGTTGCTCCAAAACCTGCTGTCAAGTCCTCATCCTCCCAACCAGTAACTCCAGTTTCCCCAGTCTGGTCTCCAGGAGTGGCTCCCACCCAACCTCCTGCCTTCCCCACATCCAACCCATCAAAGGGCACCGTTGTCTCCTCCATCAAAATAGCCCAGCCTTCTTACCCTCCTGCCCGGCCTGCAAGTTCTTTGACTGTGGCTGGTCCCTTCAAAGGACCACAAGCAGCAGTAGCCAGTCAGAATTACACACCCAAACCAACAGTTTCCACAGCAGCAGTCAATGCTGCTCAGCCTGGTGCAGTGGGACCATCCAATGAGCTTCCAGGAATGAGCGGGAGAGGAGCTCAGCTCTTTGCTAAGAGGCAGTCGAGAATGGAGAAGTATGTGGTGGATTCAGACACGGTGCAGGCCCACGCTGCTCGAGCTCAGTCTCCCACTCCATCTCTCCCGGCCAGTTGGAAGTACTCCTCCAATGTCCGAGCACCTCCTCCTGTGGCCTATAATCCTATCCACTCCCCCTCTTACCCACTGGCTGCTCTCAAGTCTCAGCCATCAGCCGCACAGGCCTCCAAACCCGGCAAGAAAAAGGGGAAGAAACCCCTTAATGCATTAGATGTCATGAAGCACCAACCGTATCAGCTCAATGCATCCTTGTTTACTTTCCAACCTCCAGATGCAAAGGATGGCCTCCCCCAAAAGTCATCAGTCAAGGTCAATTCAGCCCTGGCCATGAAGCAAGCTCTTCCTCCCCGGCCAGTGAATGCTGCCTCACCTACGAATGTGCAGGCTTCGTCAGTGTACTCGGTACCAGCCTAtacctctcctccttccttctttgcaGAGGCCTCCTCACCAGTCAGTGCATCCCCAGTGCCTGTGGGCGTTCCCACCTCGCCAAAGCAAGAATCAGCCTCATCATCTTATTTTGTGGCACCAAGGCCAAAGTTCTCAGCCAAGAAAAGTGGTGTCACAATTCA